A window of Pirellula sp. SH-Sr6A contains these coding sequences:
- a CDS encoding CheR family methyltransferase, translated as MNALTSTQIKIVFDYVEELCGIALEESKAYLIDVRFASLIKRFQANSVIDLIDKAKQSQGEAIRRAMIEAITTRETHFFRDTSIFDALQFKALPELLDRKQKRNSNKLRIWSAAASSGQEACSVGMVLHEMIPDIARWDIQILGTDISQEALAKGRKGIYSRLDIERGLPAHFVGKYMKPHPEGYRVADSILRLIRYQELNLLHPFQFQEPFDIIFCRNVAIYFEKRVKIDLFRRMLPILQKDGYLFVGVSESLFDCGPEFKPQSHCRGAFYQPHLTMQSLQPSSASPEVRSAAAIPSSRPTRLPNLPSTPSKIPPPVRTGTGTGFGTGTVTR; from the coding sequence ATGAACGCGTTAACATCCACGCAAATCAAAATTGTCTTTGACTATGTCGAGGAACTCTGCGGTATCGCGCTCGAGGAATCCAAGGCCTATTTGATCGACGTTCGCTTCGCCAGCTTGATCAAACGATTCCAAGCTAACTCTGTAATCGATTTGATCGACAAAGCGAAGCAAAGCCAAGGCGAAGCGATTCGTCGAGCGATGATCGAAGCGATCACAACCCGCGAAACCCATTTCTTTCGAGACACGAGTATCTTCGATGCTCTCCAATTCAAAGCTCTTCCGGAGCTGTTGGATCGCAAGCAGAAACGGAATTCGAACAAACTCCGTATTTGGTCAGCCGCAGCAAGCTCAGGGCAAGAGGCTTGCTCGGTCGGCATGGTACTCCACGAAATGATCCCTGACATCGCTCGGTGGGATATTCAGATTCTCGGAACTGACATTTCTCAAGAGGCTTTAGCGAAAGGCAGAAAAGGAATCTACTCGCGACTGGATATCGAACGCGGACTTCCGGCTCACTTCGTCGGGAAATACATGAAGCCCCATCCAGAGGGGTATCGCGTCGCCGATTCCATCCTGCGACTGATCCGCTATCAAGAATTAAACCTTCTGCATCCGTTTCAATTCCAGGAACCCTTCGACATTATCTTCTGCCGAAACGTCGCTATTTACTTTGAAAAGCGTGTAAAAATCGATCTGTTTCGGAGAATGCTCCCGATCTTGCAGAAGGACGGTTATCTGTTTGTGGGAGTCTCGGAATCACTCTTCGATTGCGGACCAGAATTCAAACCCCAGTCCCACTGCCGCGGTGCGTTTTATCAACCCCATCTCACGATGCAATCGCTACAGCCATCCTCCGCTTCGCCTGAGGTGAGAAGCGCCGCAGCGATTCCTTCCAGCCGACCAACCCGGTTGCCGAATCTTCCTTCCACACCATCGAAAATTCCTCCCCCCGTTAGAACTGGGACAGGAACTGGCTTCGGAACTGGAACGGTAACCCGATGA